Proteins from a genomic interval of Gadus morhua chromosome 21, gadMor3.0, whole genome shotgun sequence:
- the LOC115534852 gene encoding uncharacterized protein LOC115534852 encodes MASAITSCSEEDFSCSICLDVFSSPVTTPCGHNFCRTCITKFWDEQVKYKCPVCNKIFDTKPDPQVNTLLSQLAAQFRTTVRVKEQPCVEPAEVPCDFCTGTQQKAVKSCLECFMSYCQTHLEPHQRVTRLQKHRLVEPMDRLEDRMCKKHDRLLELFCQTEQVCVCQFCTESDHKSHPVVPLKEEYEVKTAQLGKIEADVPQMIQERKEKIKEIKGKVELSNKVADREIAIGGQVFTALIGCVEKCRDEFNQTVQEKLKSTEKQAEDHIKELEQEIEDLTNRCSEVKQLSHTEDHLHFLQTFRSLKDPPPTRDWTTVEVRPPSYVGTLRRSLDQLEETLNMEMKKLSDDAELKRVQQYEVDVTLDPDTAHPSLILSEDGKQVHCGGVAKVLPVNPKRCTGYTCVLTRQSFSSGRFYFEAQVKDKTAWWLGVARESIDRKGGSTWTPETGYWFLQYTKDRFVFRDNPDVRLPLRAELQKVGVFVDYDEGVVSFYDVEARVHLYSATGCTFSEPLYPLLYPGPRDYRGNNSAPLIISPVNQTQHTWKVLQPPGSQQVSMGSCPLTRGEDVLFGKRNLTFIETKSNRRGSSSLFQEKSKTHFWNKLSDRQETQHGMASANTSWSEEDFSCSICLDVFSSPVTTPCGHNFCRTCITKFWDEQVKYKCPVCNQIFDTKPDPRVNTLLSQLAAQFGTTVRVKEQPCVEPAEVPCDFCTGTQQKAVKSCLECFMSFCQTHLEPHQRVAVLKGHRLVEPMDRLEDRMCKKHNRLLELFCPTEQVCVCQFCTEIDHKSHPVVPLKEEYEVKTAQMGKIEAEVPQMIQERKEKIKEIKDRVELSNKDADREIAIGGQVFTALIGCVEKCRDEFNQTVQEELKSTEKQAEDLIKELEQEIEDLTNRCSEVKQLSHTKDHLHFLQTFRSLKDPPPTRDWTTVEVRPPSYVGTLRRSLDQLEETLNMEMKKLCDDAELKRVQQYEEDVTLDPDTAASNLILSEDGKQVHHGCVGKVLPDNPKRFTKYIFVLTRQSFSSGRFYFEVQVKDKTVWWLGVVRESIYRKGKTTWTPETGYWTLHYYKDGLVFRDNPDVRLPLRAELQKVGVFVDYEEGVVSFYDVEARVHIYSATGCTFSEPLYPILSPGPHDYKGNNSAPLIISPVNQKD; translated from the exons atggcctctgctatcACTTCCTGTTCTGAGGaggacttttcatgttccatctgtctggatgtgttcagcagcccggttaccacaccatgtggacacaacttctgcagaacctgtattacaaagttctgggatgaacaagtcaagtacaaatgtcctgtttgcaacaagatTTTCGACACAAAACCTGACCCACAggtcaataccctcttatcacagctggctgctcagtttagaacaaccgtacgagttaaagagcagccttgtgttgaaccagcagaagttccctgtgacttctgtactgggacccaacagaaggctgtgaagtcctgcctagagtGTTTTAtgtcttactgccaaacccacctggagccacatcagagagtcactcgcctgcagaaacatcggctggtcgagcctatggaccgtctggaagacaggatgtgtaagaaacacgaccgacttctggagctcttctgccagactgaacaagtgtgtgtgtgtcagttctgcacagagtcagaccacaagtcccatcctgttgtacctctgaaggaggaatatgaagtgaagacggcccagctggggaagatagaggctgacgttccgcagatgatccaggagagaaaagaaaagattaaggagataaAAGGCAAAGTAGAACTGAGCAACAAagttgcagacagagagatagccattggtgggcaggtcttcactgctctgataggctgtgttgaaaagtgccgcgatgaattcaaccaaacggttcaagagaaactgaaatccacagagaaacaagctgaagaccacatcaaagagctggagcaggaaatagaagatctgaccaatagatgctcagaggtgaagcagctctcacacactgaagaccacctccacttcctccagaccttcagatccctgaaggatcctccacccaccagggactggaccacggtggaggtccgtcctccgtcatacgtagggaccttgaggagatccctggatcagctggaggagacactgaacatggagatgaagaagctgagtgatgatgctgaactgaagagggtccagcagtatgaagtagatgtgactctggatcctgatacagctcatccctcgctcatcctgtctgaggatgggaaacaagtacattgtGGAGGCGTAGCGAAGGTACTCCCAGTCAACCCTAAGAGATGTACAGGGTATACatgtgttctcacgaggcagagcttctcctcagggagattttactttgaggcacaggttaaagacaagactgcatggtggttaggagtggccagagagtccatcgacagaaaaggtGGGAGCACgtggacccctgagacgggttactggtTTCTTCAATACACAAAGGATAGGTTTGTATTTAGAGATAACCCTGATGTCCGTCTCCccctgagagctgagctccagaaggtgggggtgtttgttgattatgatgagggtgtggtctccttctatgatgtggaagccagggttcatctctactctgctactggctgcaccttcagtgagcctctctatccactcCTCTACCCAGGTCCCCGTGATTATAGAGgtaacaactctgcccccctgatcatctcacctgtcaatcaaaca CAGCACACCTGGAAGGTCCTTCAGCCCCCTGGATCCCAGCAGGTCTCTatggggtcctgccccctgac gagaggagaggatgtctTGTTCGGGAAACGAAACTTAACATTCATAGAAACCAAAAGCAAccgacgtggaagcagttctctctttcaggagaAAAGTAAAACGCATTTTTGGAACAAattgtcagacagacaggaaacACAACACG gaatggcctctgctaacacttcctggtctgaggaggacttttcatgttccatctgtctggatgtgttcagcagcccggTTACCACACcgtgtggacacaacttctgcagaacctgtattacaaagttctgggatgaacaagtcaagtacaaatgtcctgtttgcaaccaGATTTTCGACACAAAACCTGATCCACGggtcaataccctcttatcaCAGCTGGCTGCTCAGTTTGGGACAACCGTACGAgttaaagagcagccttgtgttgaaccagcagaagttccctgtgacttctgtactgggacccagcagaaggctgtgaagtcctgcctagagtgttttatgtctttctgccaaacccacctggagccacatcagagagtcgcagtcCTGAAGggacatcggctggtcgagcctatggaccgtctggaagacaggatgtgtaagaaacacaaccgacttctggagctcttctgcccgactgaacaggtgtgtgtgtgtcagttctgcacagagatagaccacaagtcccatcctgttgttcctctgaaggaggaatatgaagtgaagacggcccagatggggaagatagaggctgaagttccacagatgatccaggagagaaaagaaaagattaaggagatcaaagacagagtagaactgagcaacaaagatgcagacagagagatagccattggtgggcaggtcttcactgctctgataggctgtgttgaaaagtgccgggatgaattcaaccaaacggttcaagaggaactgaaatccacagagaaacaagctgaagacctcatcaaagagctggagcaggaaatagaagatctgaccaatagatgctcagaggtgaagcagctctcacacactaaagaccacctccacttcctccagaccttcagatccctgaaggatcctccacccaccagggactggaccacggtggaggtccgtcctccgtcatacgtagggaccttgaggagatccctggatcagctggaggagacactgaacatggagatgaagaagctgtgtgatgatgctgaactgaagagggtccagcagtatgaagaagatgtgactctggatcctgatacagctgcTTCCaatctcatcctgtctgaggatgggaaacaagtacatcatGGATGTGTGGGGAAggtactcccagacaaccctaagagatttacaaagTATATATTTGTTCttacgaggcagagcttctcctcggggagattttactttgaggtgcaggttaaagacaagactgtaTGGTGGTTAGGAGTGGTCAGAGAGTCCATCTACAGAAAAGGTAAGACCACGTGGACCCCTGAGACTGGTTACTGGACTCTTCACTACTACAAGGATGGGTTGGTATTTAGAGATAACCctgatgtccgtctccctctgagagctgagctccagaaggtgggggtgtttgttgattatgaggagggtgtggtctccttctatgatgtggaagccagggttcatatctactctgctactggctgcaccttcagtgagcctctctatccaatcctcaGCCCAGGTCCCCATGATTATAAAGgtaacaactctgcccccctgatcatctcacctgtcaatcaaaaagactag
- the LOC115534906 gene encoding zinc finger protein RFP-like, with protein VPCDVCTGTQQKAVKSCLVCFMSFCQTHLEPHQRVAVLKKHRLVEPMDRLEDRMCKKHNRLLELFCQTEEVCVCLLCTETDHKSHPVVPLKEEYEVKKAQLGKIEADVPQMIQERKQKIKEVKDRVELSNKVADREIAIGRQVFTALIGCVEKCRDEFNQTVEEELKSTEKQAEDLIKELEQEIEDLTNRCLEVKQLSHTKDHLHFLQTFRSLKDPPPTRDWTTVEVRPPSYVGTLRRSLDQLEETLNMEMKKLFDDAVLKRVQQYEVDVTLDPDTVHPKLILSEEGKQVHCGGVAKVLPDNPKRFTKSTLVLTRQSFSSGRFYFEVQVKDKTAWWLGLVRESIDRKGETTWTPETGYWTLFYYKDSFVFIDNPPLCLPLRAGLQKVGVFVDYDEGVVSFYDVEARVHIYSATGCTFSEPLYPILYPGPRCYEGNNSAPLIISPVNQTD; from the coding sequence gttccctgtgacgtctgtactgggacccagcagaaggctgtgaagtcctgcctagtgtgttttatgtctttctgccaaacccacctggagccacatcagagagtcgcagtcctgaagaaacatcggctggtcgagcctatggaccgtctggaagacaggatgtgtaagaaacacaaccgacttctggagctcttctgccagactgaagaggtgtgtgtgtgtctgttgtgcacagagacagaccacaagtcccatcctgttgtacctctgaaggaggaatatgaagtgaagaagGCCCaactggggaagatagaggctgacgttccacagatgatccaggagaggaaacaaaagattaaggagGTCAAAGACAGAGTAGAACTGAGTAACAAagttgcagacagagagatagccattGGTaggcaggtcttcactgctctgataggctgtgttgaaaagtgccgggatgaattcaaccaaacggttgaagaggaactgaaatccacagagaaacaagctgaagacctcatcaaagagctggagcaggaaatagaagatctgaccaatagatgcttggaggtgaagcagctctcacacactaaagaccacctccacttcctccagaccttcagatccctgaaggatcctccacccaccagggactggaccacggtggaggtccgtcctccgtcatacgtagggaccttgaggagatccctggatcagctggaggagacactgaacatggagatgaagaagctgtttGATGATGCTgtactgaagagggtccagcagtatgaagtagatgtgactctggatcctgatacagttCATCCcaagctcatcctgtctgaggaagggaaacaagtacattgtGGAGGCGTAGCAAAggtactcccagacaaccctaagagatttacaaagTCTACATTGGTTCTCAcaaggcagagcttctcctcagggagattttactttgaggtacaggttaaagacaagactgcatgGTGGTTAGGATTggtcagagagtccatcgacagaaaaggtGAGACCACatggacccctgagacgggttactggactcttttCTACTACAAGGATAGCTTTGTATTTATAGAtaaccctcctctctgtctccctctgagagctgggctccagaaggtgggggtgtttgttgattatgatgagggtgtggtctccttctatgatgtggaagccagggttcatatctactctgctactggctgcaccttcagtgagcctctctatccaatcctctACCCAGGTCCCCGTTGTTATGAAGgtaacaactctgcccccctgatcatctcacctgtcaatcaaacagactag
- the LOC115534718 gene encoding E3 ubiquitin-protein ligase TRIM39-like, giving the protein MASANTSWSEEDFSCSICLDVFSSPVTTPCGHNFCRTCITKFWDEQVKYKCPVCNKIFDTKPDPQVNTLLSELAAQFRTTVRVKEQPCVEPAEVPCDVCTGTQQKAVKSCLVCFMSFCQTHLEPHQRVTVLKGHRLVEPMDRLEDRMCKKHDRLLELFCPTEQVCVCQFCTETDHKSHPVVPLKEEYEVKTAQLGKIEAEVPQLIQKRKQKIKEIKDRVELSNKVADREIVIGGQVFTALIGCVEKCRDEFNQTVQEELKSTEKQAEDLIKELEQEIEDLTNRCSEVKQLSHTKDHLHFLQTFRSLKDPPPTRDWTTVEVHPPSYVGTWRRSLDQLEETLNMEMKKLHDDAELKRVQQYEVDVTLDPDTAHRWLILSEDGKQVHDGGVRKVLPDNPKRFTYLFVLTRQSFSSGRFYFEVQVKDKTYWWLGVARESIDRKGGSTWTPEMGYWTLLYYKDGLVFRDNPHVRLPLRAGLQKVGVFVDYDEGVVSFYDVEARVHIYSATGCTFSEPLYPLLCPCPRHYRVNNSAPLIISPVNQTD; this is encoded by the coding sequence atggcctctgctaacacttcctggtctgaggaggacttttcatgttccatctgtctggatgtgttcagcagcccagttaCCACACcgtgtggacacaacttctgcagaacctgtattacaaagttctgggatgaacaagtcaagtacaaatgtcctgtttgcaacaagatTTTCGACACAAAACCTGATCCACAggtcaataccctcttatcagagctggctgctcagtTTAGGACAACCGTACGAgttaaagagcagccttgtgttgaaccagcagaagttccctgtgacgtctgtactgggacccagcagaaggcagtgaagtcctgcctagtgtgttttatgtctttctgccaaacccacctggagccacatcagagagtcacaGTCCTGAAGggacatcggctggtcgagcctatggaccgtctggaagacaggatgtgtaagaaacacgaccgacttctggagctcttctgcccgactgaacaggtgtgtgtgtgtcagttctgcacagagacagaccacaagtcccatcctgttgtacctctgaaggaggaatatgaagtgaagacggcccagctggggaagatagaggctgaagttccgcAGCTGATCCAGAAGAGgaaacaaaagattaaggagatcaaagacagagtagaactgagcaacaaagttgcagacagagagatagtcattggtgggcaggtcttcactgctctgataggctgcGTTGAAAAGTGCCGCGATGAATTCAACCAGACGGTTCAAGAggaactgaaatccacagagaaacaagctgaagacctcatcaaagagctggagcaggaaatagaagatctgaccaatagatgctcagaggtgaagcagctctcacacactaaagaccacctccacttcctccagaccttcagatccctgaaggatcctccacccaccagggactggaccacggtggaggtccatcctccgtcatacgtagggacctggaggagatccctggatcagctggaggagacactgaacatggagatgaagaagctgcatgatgatgctgaactgaagagggtccagcagtatgaagtagatgtgactctggatcctgatacagctcatcgctggctcatcctgtctgaggatgggaaacaagtacatgatggaggtgtgaggaaggtactcccagacaaccctaagagatttacatatttgtttgttctcacgaggcagagcttctcctcagggagattttactttgaggtccaggttaaagacaagacttattggtggttaggagtggccagagagtccatcgacagaaaaggtGGGAGCACGTGGACCCCTGAGATGGGTTACTGGACTCTGCTCTACTACAAGGATGGGTTGGTATTTAGAGATAACCCTcatgtccgtctccctctgagagctgggctccagaaggtgggggtgtttgttgattatgatgagggtgtggtctccttctatgatgtggaagccagggttcatatctactctgctactggctgcaccttcagtgagcctctctatccactcCTCTGCCCATGTCCCCGTCATTATAGAGTtaacaactctgcccccctgatcatctcacctgtcaatcaaacagactag